In Aegilops tauschii subsp. strangulata cultivar AL8/78 chromosome 3, Aet v6.0, whole genome shotgun sequence, one genomic interval encodes:
- the LOC109756186 gene encoding probable fatty acyl-CoA reductase 5, with protein sequence MIGEMDVDSVVEYFRGKSILITGSTGFLAKVLVEKILRVQPDVKKLFLLIRASNVESAKLRIQNEVIGREIFQVLKEEHGVGFHNFVEEKICPLVGDIMHEDFGLDTAKLREVSKDIDIIVNVAATTKFSERYDVAFDVNVLGVKHVCAFAKKCIKLKMLLHVSTAYVVGEQEGLIAEKPFFMGETLRVGTHLDIESELNLIKETRRELRDDGSTEKDERKVMKKLGLKRARNFGWPNTYVFTKAMGEMMMGLLRGDFPVVIIRPSIITSTLKEPLPGWMEGIRTVDAVIMGYAKQTLPFFLGNLDLILDMIPGDMVVNAMMVAMAAHSEDQKGQIIYNVTSSVSNPAPSALVIDAMHRYFFENPPCKGNGERVRLKKMRFFSTLTQLRLYMAIKYKLPLEMLRLVSIALCGIFSECYNELNGKYSFAMQMIELYAPYTLFKGCFEDTNLVKLRTTMNKDDQINNGAYYFDFDPKSINWADYFYGVHIPGVIKYCT encoded by the exons ATGATTGGTGAAATGGATGTGGATAGCGTTGTAGAATACTTCAGGGGCAAGAGCATCCTCATCACTGGATCAACGGGGTTCCTAGCAAAAG TGCTTGTCGAGAAGATATTGAGGGTTCAGCCTGATGTCAAGAAGCTCTTCCTCTTGATTCGGGCCTCCAATGTTGAATCCGCAAAGCTTCGGATTCAAAATGAG GTCATAGGGAGGGAGATCTTTCAAGTGCTCAAAGAAGAACATGGTGTGGGGTTCCATAATTTCGTCGAAGAAAAGATCTGCCCTTTGGTGGGAGACATCATGCATGAGGACTTTGGACTAGACACTGCCAAGCTGAGAGAAGTGTCGAAGGACATAGACATTATTGTCAACGTAGCTGCCACCACGAAATTCTCTGAAAG ATATGATGTGGCTTTCGATGTGAATGTCTTGGGAGTGAAGCATGTTTGCGCATTCGCAAAGAAGTGTATTAAGCTCAAGATGTTGCTTCATGTTTCAACGG CCTATGTAGTTGGTGAACAAGAAGGCCTAATAGCAGAGAAGCCATTCTTCATGGGTGAGACACTAAGGGTGGGCACACATTTGGATATCGAATCCGAGCTAAATCTGATCAAAGAGACCAGGAGAGAACTAAGGGATGACGGTTCCACGGAGAAAGACGAGAGGAAAGTCATGAAGAAACTTGGCCTCAAGAG GGCACGAAACTTTGGGTGGCCAAACACCTATGTCTTCACTAAGGCAATGGGGGAGATGATGATGGGGCTCTTGCGAGGGGACTTTCCGGTGGTCATCATCCGCCCGAGCATCATAACCAGTACACTCAAGGAGCCATTGCCTGGGTGGATGGAAGGAATTAG GACCGTCGATGCAGTGATCATGGGTTATGCCAAGCAGACCTTACCATTCTTTCTAGGCAACCTTGATTTAATACTCGACATG ATTCCGGGGGACATGGTGGTGAATGCTATGATGGTTGCCATGGCAGCACACTCAGAGGATCAAAAAGGTCAGATCATCTACAATGTAACTTCGTCAGTAAGCAACCCAGCACCCTCAGCCCTAGTCATAGATGCAATGCACCGTTACTTCTTTGAGAACCCGCCATGCAAGGGGAACGGTGAGCGTGTCCGGCTGAAGAAGATGCGATTCTTTAGCACGCTCACACAGTTGAGATTGTACATGGCCATCAAGTACAAGCTTCCTCTCGAG ATGCTTCGCCTAGTGAGCATCGCACTCTGCGGCATCTTCTCAGAATGCTACAACGAGCTCAACGGAAAATACAGTTTCGCCATGCAGATGATCGAGCTCTACGCACCATACACCTTGTTCAAAGGGTG CTTTGAAGACACGAACTTGGTGAAGCTAAGGACGACAATGAATAAGGATGACCAAATTAACAATGGAGCATATTACTTTGACTTTGATCCCAAGTCCATAAACTGGGCTGATTATTTCTATGGTGTACACATCCCTGGTGTGATTAAATATTGTACTTAA
- the LOC109776704 gene encoding disease resistance protein RGA2-like, with translation MDVAISAVASEFVSRFISFLVNKYSYSSHVRLEEKVERLQNLLMRVHMIVEEADGRYIMNSRMVMQLQLLSEAMYQGYHAVDTFRYQGLEDKGINEVCNSSVLPFAIPLKRTRTIACTRKDKVVNLELDGALESMQSVVDNMMEFVVLLGGCDRMVRRPYDSYLYYENIMFGRHAERQTLLNFLLQQNPPGDELAVLPIIGGRTVGKKTLVAHVCRDERVQSRFSLVLHLSGENLLKILEHESTILGEMLVVVEFATNVDDNDWRTFHSFVKRLATGSKVIIISKLQRSARFGSVKPIFLNNLSYEEFSYLFKTLAFGSANPKEHPRLVPIAQEYAKVLHMEESLLIVNTFANVLRNNLNVRFWLCLFTKSRRMIERNLSIYGVDLKIHMEQGYPLHLTDYALNPLRAIPYSATVPRKKELPKVTLGEILEDPSVKPKGEFNLVIWESRIPPYNSSSYFVPDWVQDTPEGTPVSGRKRRGLHV, from the coding sequence ATGGATGTCGCCATATCTGCAGTTGCAAGCGAATTTGTTAGCCGCTTCATCTCCTTCCTGGTAAACAAGTACTCCTACTCAAGCCATGTCCGATTGGAGGAGAAGGTGGAGAGGTTGCAGAATCTCCTAATGAGAGTACACATGATCGTTGAAGAGGCAGATGGGagatacatcatgaactccaggaTGGTGATGCAGCTACAGTTGCTTTCAGAGGCCATGTACCAAGGCTACCATGCTGTTGACACCTTCAGGTACCAAGGTTTGGAGGACAAAGGCATCAACGAGGTTTGCAACTCATCTGTTTTGCCTTTCGCCATTCCTCTTAAGCGTACTCGCACAATTGCATGTACAAGAAAGGACAAAGTAGTGAACCTTGAGTTAGATGGTGCCTTGGAAAGCATGCAAAGTGTTGTGGATAACATGATGGAGTTTGTTGTGCTTTTGGGTGGATGTGACCGCATGGTGCGCAGACCTTATGATTCATATCTTTACTATGAAAACATCATGTTTGGACGCCATGCCGAAAGGCAAACACTCTTGAACTTCTTGTTGCAACAGAACCCACCAGGTGATGAACTAGCTGTTCTTCCGATCATAGGTGGTCGCACAGTGGGCAAGAAAACGTTGGTTGCTCACGTCTGTAGAGATGAGAGGGTGCAATCGCGCTTCTCTTTGGTTTTGCACTTGAGCGGAGAAAACCTTTTGAAAATTCTTGAGCATGAAAGTACCATCTTAGGGGAAATGTTGGTAGTTGTTGAGTTTGCTACCAATGTAGATGACAACGACTGGAGAACATTCCACTCATTTGTCAAAAGGTTGGCCACAGGTAGTAAGGTGATCATCATAAGTAAACTTCAAAGGTCAGCCAGATTTGGATCAGTGAAGCCAATTTTTCTCAACAATCTGTCTTATGAGGAATTCTCTTACCTCTTCAAGACACTGGCATTTGGAAGTGCAAACCCGAAAGAACATCCACGTCTAGTACCAATAGCACAAGAATATGCCAAGGTGTTGCACATGGAAGAGTCACTTCTCATCGTAAATACATTTGCAAATGTATTGAGGAACAACCTGAATGTCCGCTTTTGGCTTTGCCTATTTACTAAGAGCAGAAGAATGATTGAAAGGAACCTCTCCATATATGGTGTGGATCTGAAAATACATATGGAACAAGGTTATCCACTTCACTTAACAGATTATGCTTTGAATCCACTGCGTGCGATACCTTACTCAGCTACAGTCCCAAGGAAGAAGGAACTACCAAAGGTGACACTCGGGGAGATCCTAGAAGATCCCAGTGTTAAGCCAAAAGGGGAGTTCAATTTAGTGATCTGGGAATCAAGGATTCCTCCTTATAATTCATCCTCTTACTTTGTTCCGGACTGGGTTCAGGATACGCCTGAAGGTACCCCTGTCTCAGGGAGGAAGCGACGAGGACTCCATGTATAA
- the LOC109776709 gene encoding fatty acyl-CoA reductase 1, with translation MAMIGEMDAESVVEYFRGKSILITGSTGFLGKVLVEKILRVQPDVKKLFLLIRAPNVESAKLRIQSEVTGSGIFQLLKKQHGVWFNNFIEEKICPLAGDIMHEDFGLDIASLIDLSKDIDIIVNGAATTNFSERYDVAFDVNVLGVKHVCAFAKKCPKLKMLLHVSTAYVSGEQEGLIPEKPFLMGETLRVGTHLDIESEQNLIKETMRELNINCCTKRDERRTMKELGLKRARNFGWPNTYVFTKALGEMMIGHLRGDIPVVIIRPSIITSTLKEPFPGWTEGIRTIDTIIVGYAKQTLPFFLADLDLIMDVIPGDMVVNAMMVSMSAHSEDQQAQIIYHVTSSLCNPAPYAVLSDSGHRYFLDNPPCTGRNGELAQLKKMRFFSTVARLTLYTTIKYKLPLEMLHLANILLCGVFSRHYNEARRKYRLVMQLIDLYAPYTLFKGCFDDMNSQKLRMAMNKHQNINVAYCFDFDPKSLDWDDYFYSVHIPGVLKIMDD, from the exons ATGGCGATGATCGGTGAAATGGATGCGGAGAGCGTTGTAGAATACTTCAGGGGCAAGAGCATCCTCATCACGGGTTCAACTGGCTTCCTAGGAAAAG TGCTTGTGGAGAAGATACTTAGGGTTCAGCCAGATGTGAAGAAGCTCTTCCTCTTGATTCGGGCCCCCAATGTTGAATCGGCAAAGCTTCGGATTCAGTCAGAG GTTACCGGGAGCGGGATCTTTCAACTGCTGAAAAAACAACATGGTGTGTGGTTCAATAATTTCATTGAAGAAAAGATCTGTCCTTTGGCAGGCGACATCATGCACGAAGACTTTGGACTAGACATTGCCAGCCTGATAGATTTGTCCAAGGACATAGACATCATCGTCAACGGAGCTGCAACTACAAATTTCTCTGAAAG ATATGATGTGGCTTTCGACGTGAATGTCTTGGGAGTGAAGCACGTCTGTGCGTTTGCAAAGAAGTGTCCTAAGCTCAAAATGTTGCTTCATGTTTCAACTG CCTATGTATCTGGTGAACAAGAGGGCTTAATACCAGAGAAGCCATTCTTAATGGGTGAGACCCTAAGGGTGGGCACACATCTAGACATCGAATCCGAGCAAAATCTGATCAAAGAAACCATGAGAGAACTAAACATTAATTGTTGCACAAAGAGGGATGAGAGGAGAACCATGAAGGAGCTTGGTCTGAAGAG GGCACGAAACTTTGGGTGGCCAAACACCTATGTCTTCACCAAGGCACTGGGGGAGATGATGATCGGGCACCTACGAGGGGACATTCCAGTGGTAATCATCCGCCCTAGCATCATAACCAGTACCCTCAAGGAGCCATTCCCTGGATGGACGGAAGGAATCAG GACAATCGACACGATTATCGTCGGATACGCCAAGCAGACCTTGCCATTCTTCCTAGCTGACCTTGACTTGATAATGGACGTG attccAGGGGACATGGTGGTGAACGCTATGATGGTTTCCATGTCAGCACACTCGGAGGATCAGCAAGCGCAGATCATCTACCATGTAACATCATCACTGTGCAACCCCGCACCCTACGCCGTCCTGTCAGATTCAGGCCACCGCTACTTCCTTGACAACCCACCATGCACGGGAAGGAATGGCGAGCTTGCCCAGCTGAAGAAGATGAGATTCTTCAGCACAGTCGCACGGTTAACATTGTACACGACCATCAAATACAAGCTTCCCCTCGAG ATGCTTCATCTAGCGAACATTCTGCTCTGTGGTGTTTTCTCACGGCACTACAATGAAGCCCGCAGAAAATACAGACTCGTCATGCAACTGATCGATCTCTACGCACCATACACCTTGTTCAAAGGGTG ttttgaTGACATGAATTCACAGAAGCTGAGGATGGCGATGAACAAGCATCAAAATATCAATGTAGCCTACTGCTTTGACTTTGACCCCAAGTCCCTCGACTGGGATGACTATTTCTACAGTGTTCACATCCCCGGTGTGCTAAAAATTATGGATGATTAA